A region of Chlamydia crocodili DNA encodes the following proteins:
- a CDS encoding serine/threonine protein kinase → MDCQSEIPSQNQVIGEYHIKQILSKKEGSAVYQGLHPDTLQPTAIKVLATPLVADIRVHNFLKEARIVEQISHPNIVKLYQYGQCREGLYIAMEYIQGVSLRHYILSQLIPLSRAIDIILHIAQAIEYLHSRGILHRDIKPENILMTSQGQIKLIDFGLAACSMDEDTHLACLGTPAYMSPEQRQGDKISELSEIYSLGLIAYELILGNLALGKVVLSLIPDRVSKILAKALQPSPKDRYGSMKEFITDLHSYRYGEDLQKDMRNKDHTALVNDQLYHQRFWLSPSEIVAPEFLSVSIYEQGYPTYPHVYYEAYMSGDAFRLWFCYSLSGNPTLVLTIIKSFVSQWGHEDNIRNTIRKIHSELMRINVPIDEKGISLVCVTIPKEKKELSWIACGKTNFWLKKQGKVPQNFATSSLGLGKISSLQIQETKVAWEIGDGAVLHTLQADDSMSSLHSPLFTELKDRGQTAIFCPIESVQYGILENHDGNLCPSTLISLKRIR, encoded by the coding sequence ATGGATTGTCAATCCGAAATACCTTCTCAAAATCAGGTGATTGGTGAATATCACATCAAACAAATCCTGAGTAAGAAAGAAGGCAGCGCGGTGTACCAGGGTTTGCATCCTGATACTCTACAACCTACAGCTATTAAAGTTCTTGCCACACCTTTGGTTGCTGATATACGAGTTCATAATTTCTTAAAGGAAGCACGGATTGTTGAGCAAATCTCACATCCAAATATTGTTAAGTTATACCAATATGGACAATGTAGGGAAGGCCTGTACATAGCTATGGAATACATTCAGGGAGTTTCTCTTAGACACTACATTCTCTCCCAGCTGATTCCTTTATCACGTGCTATTGATATTATCTTACATATTGCCCAAGCTATTGAATATCTACATAGTCGAGGTATTCTCCATAGGGATATAAAACCAGAAAATATCCTTATGACATCTCAAGGACAAATCAAGCTTATAGATTTTGGTCTTGCTGCGTGCTCTATGGATGAAGATACTCATCTTGCGTGTTTAGGGACCCCTGCTTACATGAGTCCCGAACAACGTCAAGGAGATAAGATTTCTGAACTTTCAGAGATCTATTCATTGGGCTTAATAGCATACGAACTAATCTTAGGAAATTTAGCCCTAGGTAAAGTTGTTTTATCTTTGATTCCAGATAGAGTGAGTAAGATCCTAGCAAAGGCTTTACAACCTTCTCCTAAAGATCGTTATGGATCTATGAAGGAATTCATCACAGATTTACATAGTTATCGTTATGGTGAAGATCTTCAAAAAGATATGCGTAATAAAGATCACACTGCACTGGTGAATGATCAGCTATATCATCAGAGATTTTGGTTATCTCCTTCGGAAATTGTTGCTCCTGAATTTTTATCGGTTTCTATATATGAACAGGGATATCCTACGTATCCCCATGTATACTATGAAGCTTATATGAGTGGAGATGCTTTTAGATTATGGTTTTGTTATAGTCTTTCAGGAAATCCAACTTTAGTATTAACTATTATCAAGAGCTTCGTAAGTCAATGGGGTCATGAAGATAACATTAGAAATACGATTCGCAAAATTCATAGTGAGTTGATGCGTATAAACGTTCCTATAGATGAAAAGGGAATTTCGTTAGTTTGCGTAACTATTCCAAAAGAAAAAAAAGAACTTTCTTGGATTGCTTGTGGGAAAACTAATTTCTGGTTAAAAAAACAAGGAAAGGTTCCTCAGAATTTTGCTACTTCGTCCTTAGGTCTAGGAAAAATTAGTTCTTTACAAATTCAGGAAACCAAGGTTGCATGGGAAATAGGTGATGGAGCAGTATTACATACCTTACAGGCAGACGATTCCATGTCATCTTTACACAGTCCTTTATTCACAGAGTTGAAAGATAGAGGACAAACAGCTATATTCTGCCCAATAGAGAGCGTACAGTACGGGATATTAGAAAATCATGACGGAAATCTTTGTCCCTCAACACTTATCAGCTTAAAAAGAATCCGGTGA
- a CDS encoding secretin N-terminal domain-containing protein produces MKIVTSNIGRKILQVINKKKGKIGVLSVLFFFDLVLLGVNSQKPPINEPRSRARNSQTDENSQVAACPKNIVNKTSAKKSDKQSIAKSLPQNQPRHFKKSTQTFSPGFSEGSPFAKPEVRKRPLDNRYTQTATKKTPRFLPKQEEKTEVIEEKSEEAQLWEDKRAYAKRAVNAINFSVKKLVEESEKKSSQEEGFKVDNKAASSQSLNTKSPDKQPSIDKIAIHSDSKKDDEQAPSLLKGKQITCADLKDNGYTVNFEDISVLELLQFVSKISGTNFVFDSNDLNFNVTIVSHDPTSVDDLSTILLQVLKMHDLKVVEQGNNVLIYRNPRLSKLSTVVTDGSAKDNCEAVVVTRVFRLYSVHPTSAVNIIQPLLSHDAIVSASEATRHVIVSDIAGNVEKVGELLAALDSPGTSVDMSEYEVRYANPASLVSYCQDVLGAMAEDEAFQIFIQPGTNKIFVVSSPRLTNKAIQLLKSLDVPEMAHTLDDVTSPAAALGTSGAANPKSLRFFMYKLKYQNGAAIAQAIQDIGYNLYVTTAMDEDFINTLNSIQWLDVNNSIVVIGNQTNVDKVVSLLNGLDLPPKQVYIEVLILETSLEKSWDFGVQWVALGDEQGKVAYASGLLSNTGLTNPAKSTVPPAKPSPGDIPLPTPGQLAGISDMMYASSAFGLGIIGNVLSHKGKSFLTLGGLLSALDQDGDTVIVLNPRIMAQDTQQASFFVGQTIPFQTTSTIIQETGTVTQNIEYEDIGVNLVVASTIAPNNVVTLQIEQTISELHSAQGTLTPVTDKTYAATRLQVPDGCFLVMSGHIRDKTTKIITGVPLLNSIPLIRGLFSRTIDQRQKRNIMMFIKPKVISSFEEGTTLTNKEGYRYNWEADEGSMQVAPRHAPECQHPPALQAESDFKMLEIEAR; encoded by the coding sequence GTGAAAATAGTGACGTCGAACATTGGAAGAAAGATCTTACAGGTCATAAATAAGAAAAAAGGAAAAATAGGAGTACTTTCTGTTCTGTTTTTCTTTGACCTGGTTTTACTTGGTGTGAATTCTCAAAAACCACCAATTAATGAACCAAGATCTCGAGCTAGAAACTCCCAAACAGACGAAAACAGCCAAGTTGCTGCCTGTCCTAAAAACATAGTTAATAAGACATCAGCAAAAAAATCTGATAAGCAATCTATTGCTAAAAGCTTACCACAGAATCAGCCGCGTCATTTTAAGAAATCTACACAGACATTTTCCCCAGGATTTTCTGAGGGCTCACCATTTGCTAAGCCTGAAGTTAGAAAACGTCCTCTTGATAACCGTTATACTCAAACGGCTACGAAAAAAACTCCACGTTTCCTTCCTAAACAAGAAGAAAAAACGGAAGTTATCGAAGAGAAAAGCGAAGAGGCTCAACTTTGGGAAGATAAGCGTGCTTATGCTAAACGTGCTGTAAATGCTATAAACTTTAGTGTAAAAAAGCTTGTTGAAGAGAGCGAAAAAAAGAGCTCTCAAGAAGAAGGCTTTAAAGTTGATAATAAAGCAGCATCTTCACAATCGTTGAACACAAAATCTCCGGATAAGCAACCCTCTATTGATAAGATAGCAATTCACTCTGATTCTAAAAAAGATGATGAGCAAGCGCCCTCCTTATTGAAAGGGAAACAGATTACCTGCGCGGATCTTAAAGATAATGGTTATACTGTAAATTTTGAAGATATCTCTGTTCTTGAGCTTTTGCAATTTGTCAGTAAGATTTCTGGAACAAATTTCGTTTTCGATAGTAATGATTTAAATTTCAATGTAACAATTGTTTCCCATGATCCTACATCTGTAGACGATCTTTCTACGATCCTTTTACAAGTCTTAAAAATGCATGACTTGAAAGTAGTAGAACAAGGGAATAACGTTCTTATTTATCGTAATCCTCGTCTTTCTAAATTATCGACTGTAGTTACCGATGGTTCTGCAAAGGATAATTGTGAAGCTGTTGTGGTTACCCGTGTATTTCGTTTATACAGCGTGCATCCTACGTCTGCTGTAAATATTATTCAGCCTCTACTTTCACATGATGCTATAGTAAGTGCTTCAGAAGCTACACGCCATGTCATTGTTTCTGATATTGCTGGAAATGTTGAGAAAGTCGGAGAGTTGTTAGCAGCTTTAGATAGTCCCGGAACATCCGTGGATATGTCAGAGTATGAAGTGCGTTATGCAAATCCTGCTTCACTAGTGAGCTATTGCCAAGATGTTCTTGGTGCTATGGCTGAAGACGAAGCTTTTCAGATTTTTATTCAACCAGGAACAAATAAGATTTTCGTAGTTTCCTCGCCCCGGTTAACTAACAAGGCAATACAACTACTAAAATCCTTGGATGTTCCAGAAATGGCACATACATTAGATGATGTCACAAGTCCTGCTGCAGCTTTAGGCACATCAGGAGCCGCAAATCCTAAAAGCTTACGCTTCTTTATGTATAAGCTGAAATATCAAAATGGTGCGGCGATTGCTCAGGCAATTCAAGATATTGGATACAATCTCTATGTAACGACAGCAATGGATGAAGATTTCATCAATACGCTAAACAGTATTCAATGGCTGGATGTTAATAACTCTATTGTTGTTATCGGAAATCAAACAAATGTAGATAAAGTTGTCAGCTTGCTCAATGGTTTAGACTTACCTCCAAAGCAAGTGTATATCGAGGTACTCATCCTAGAGACTAGCCTAGAGAAATCTTGGGATTTCGGAGTTCAGTGGGTAGCACTTGGAGATGAACAAGGTAAAGTTGCTTATGCTTCAGGTTTGTTAAGCAATACAGGTCTTACTAATCCTGCAAAATCTACAGTTCCACCTGCAAAGCCATCTCCAGGAGATATTCCCTTACCAACGCCTGGTCAGCTAGCAGGAATTAGCGATATGATGTATGCATCCTCAGCTTTTGGCTTGGGGATCATAGGAAATGTTCTTAGCCATAAAGGGAAATCTTTCCTTACCTTAGGAGGACTTCTCAGTGCTTTAGATCAAGATGGTGATACTGTCATCGTTCTTAATCCAAGAATTATGGCTCAGGATACACAACAAGCATCTTTCTTCGTTGGGCAGACGATTCCTTTCCAAACAACGAGCACAATTATTCAAGAAACGGGAACTGTTACACAAAATATCGAATATGAAGATATCGGTGTTAACCTTGTTGTTGCTTCAACGATCGCTCCGAATAACGTGGTCACTTTACAAATAGAACAAACAATTTCTGAGCTACATTCTGCTCAGGGTACTCTTACACCTGTAACGGATAAAACGTATGCAGCTACCCGACTACAAGTTCCTGATGGATGTTTCTTAGTAATGAGTGGTCACATCAGAGATAAGACTACAAAAATTATTACGGGAGTCCCTCTGCTAAACTCTATACCTTTAATTCGAGGTCTGTTCAGCAGAACAATAGATCAAAGGCAAAAACGCAACATCATGATGTTCATTAAGCCTAAGGTTATTAGCAGCTTTGAAGAGGGCACAACATTAACAAATAAAGAGGGTTACCGATATAACTGGGAAGCTGATGAGGGATCTATGCAAGTAGCACCACGACATGCTCCTGAATGTCAGCACCCTCCCGCATTGCAGGCAGAAAGTGATTTTAAAATGCTAGAAATAGAAGCCCGATAA
- a CDS encoding protein arginine kinase, translating into MILPNDLLLNFASKKDAPPINKTWPITTFSLSRNLSIAKFLPCLSREKKQEILEAIVSHFNHIEGFDEFLVLPLKDAPAWQKEFLIEHFLFPHDLTGNPEGEALIVNRSGTILAAINFRDHLILHTIDFVSEPEKALDQLVRLDSYLNEKLEFAFSSDFGFLTTNPRECGTGLKSQCFLHAPTLVYSQELNDIIDEDTEVACSGLLPATPGYMGNMLVLSNKCSLGLTEEQILSSLRIWSSKISVAEASAKKKHAEQNAGELKNHILRALGLLTHSYHLDLQETLDALSWIQLGISLGWIQGADNSPIWNPVFWQARRGHLALTKQPENNKNLQKEVITQLRADVLKKLAENLSPSGF; encoded by the coding sequence ATGATTCTTCCCAATGATTTACTTCTTAATTTTGCTAGTAAGAAAGACGCCCCTCCTATAAATAAAACCTGGCCTATAACGACGTTTTCACTATCTAGGAATCTTTCCATAGCAAAGTTTCTTCCTTGTTTATCTAGGGAGAAAAAGCAGGAAATTTTAGAGGCTATAGTTTCCCATTTCAACCATATTGAAGGTTTTGATGAGTTTTTAGTTTTACCTCTTAAAGATGCTCCCGCTTGGCAAAAAGAATTTCTTATTGAGCATTTTCTATTTCCCCATGATCTAACAGGGAATCCTGAAGGCGAAGCTCTTATTGTAAATCGTTCTGGAACTATTCTAGCCGCAATAAATTTCCGAGATCATTTGATTCTCCATACGATAGACTTTGTATCTGAACCTGAAAAAGCTTTAGATCAGCTTGTACGGTTAGACTCTTATCTTAATGAGAAGCTAGAATTTGCTTTTTCTTCAGATTTTGGTTTTCTAACTACAAATCCTCGAGAATGTGGTACGGGATTAAAAAGTCAGTGTTTTTTGCATGCTCCTACACTAGTATATTCTCAGGAATTAAACGATATTATTGATGAAGATACAGAAGTAGCTTGTTCAGGACTACTACCAGCAACACCAGGATACATGGGAAACATGCTAGTGTTATCCAATAAATGCTCTTTAGGGCTTACTGAAGAGCAAATCCTATCATCGTTGAGAATATGGTCCTCAAAAATATCCGTTGCGGAGGCATCAGCGAAAAAGAAACATGCTGAACAAAATGCTGGGGAACTAAAAAATCATATTTTACGTGCCTTAGGATTGCTTACACATTCGTATCATTTAGACCTTCAGGAAACATTAGATGCGTTAAGCTGGATTCAATTAGGGATCAGCCTGGGATGGATCCAAGGTGCCGACAATAGCCCTATTTGGAATCCAGTATTTTGGCAAGCGCGTCGTGGACACTTAGCACTTACAAAACAACCTGAAAATAATAAAAATCTGCAAAAAGAAGTAATCACGCAACTACGCGCAGACGTTTTAAAAAAACTTGCGGAAAATTTATCTCCCTCTGGCTTTTAA
- a CDS encoding UvrB/UvrC motif-containing protein: MATSKSHQCYHCQKPAIICYTEVDKDKILRSYVCESCPCPSHYYSRDNIAVGTSGSSVTLECGNCKTVWKPTADEDQLLGCHLCYTNFKTQLIAKLMHTKAIFSSATSDSSRGCLHIGRAPGEAASMNPLLKLIALNEALQDTLAREDYEQAAVIRDQINHLKNQNSHDSSQ; the protein is encoded by the coding sequence ATGGCGACTTCTAAATCCCATCAGTGTTATCACTGTCAAAAGCCAGCAATAATTTGCTATACTGAAGTAGATAAAGATAAGATCTTACGTTCTTATGTATGTGAATCTTGTCCTTGTCCGAGTCATTACTATAGTCGTGATAATATTGCCGTAGGTACTTCGGGATCTTCAGTAACTTTAGAGTGTGGCAATTGTAAAACTGTATGGAAACCAACTGCTGATGAAGATCAGTTACTTGGTTGTCATTTATGTTATACCAATTTCAAAACACAGCTTATTGCAAAACTAATGCATACTAAAGCTATTTTCTCATCAGCAACTTCTGACAGTAGTCGTGGTTGCTTGCATATTGGTCGTGCTCCTGGAGAAGCGGCGAGTATGAATCCCCTCCTTAAGCTAATAGCTTTAAATGAGGCTCTTCAGGATACGTTAGCTCGTGAAGATTACGAGCAAGCTGCTGTAATACGAGATCAGATTAATCATTTAAAAAATCAGAATTCGCATGATTCTTCCCAATGA
- the frr gene encoding ribosome recycling factor, with translation MSILTDTEKKMAGALEFFHKEVRSFRTGKANPALVETVTVDVYGTTMRLSDLASISVADTRQLVISPYDANNVSAISKGIIAANLNLQPDVEGTIVRIKIPEPTAEYRNEVIKQLRRKSEEAKVTIRNIRRESNDKLKKDSDLTEDAVKGMEKKIQELTDKFCKQIDEITKQKEADLSLI, from the coding sequence ATGTCCATTCTAACTGATACTGAAAAGAAAATGGCTGGTGCTTTGGAATTTTTCCATAAAGAAGTCAGATCATTTAGAACAGGAAAAGCTAATCCTGCTTTAGTAGAAACAGTGACCGTAGATGTATATGGAACCACAATGAGGCTGTCTGATTTAGCCTCTATTTCTGTAGCAGACACTCGTCAGTTAGTTATTTCTCCTTACGATGCGAATAATGTTTCTGCTATATCTAAGGGCATCATTGCTGCAAATTTAAATTTGCAACCGGATGTAGAAGGAACGATAGTACGTATTAAGATTCCTGAGCCTACTGCGGAATACAGAAATGAAGTTATCAAGCAGTTGCGTCGTAAATCTGAGGAAGCGAAAGTAACTATTCGCAATATCCGCAGGGAATCTAACGACAAGTTAAAAAAAGATTCTGACTTAACAGAAGATGCTGTTAAAGGAATGGAGAAGAAGATCCAGGAATTAACAGATAAGTTCTGTAAGCAAATTGACGAAATTACGAAGCAAAAAGAGGCGGATCTTTCGTTAATATGA
- the pyrH gene encoding UMP kinase has product MSKRITRVLFKISGESLSTDSGNRIDEVRLSRLVAELRAVRNCDIETALVIGGGNILRGLAQQKELQINRVSADQMGMLATLINGMAVADALKADDIPCLLTSTLSCPQLADLYTPQKSAEALSQGKVLICTTGAGSPYLTTDTGAALRACELKADILLKATMHVDGVYDKDPRMFTDAVKYDHISYKDFLSQGLGVMDASAVSLCMDSNIPIRVFSFVKHSLEQAIFDENIGTLICGDAQHVHSN; this is encoded by the coding sequence ATGTCTAAGCGAATAACACGAGTCTTATTTAAGATTTCTGGAGAATCTCTCTCAACAGATAGTGGAAACCGAATTGATGAAGTTCGTTTATCCAGATTAGTAGCAGAATTACGTGCTGTACGCAACTGCGATATCGAAACAGCTCTTGTTATAGGCGGTGGAAATATCTTAAGGGGTCTTGCTCAACAAAAAGAACTACAAATTAATCGAGTATCTGCAGACCAAATGGGAATGCTAGCTACTTTAATTAATGGTATGGCTGTAGCGGATGCATTAAAAGCCGATGATATTCCTTGTTTATTAACTTCTACGCTTTCTTGCCCTCAATTAGCAGACTTGTATACTCCTCAAAAATCTGCGGAAGCCTTAAGCCAAGGTAAAGTTTTAATCTGTACAACAGGAGCAGGTTCTCCTTATTTAACAACGGATACAGGCGCTGCTTTGCGTGCTTGTGAGTTAAAGGCTGACATCCTACTTAAAGCAACCATGCATGTTGATGGAGTTTATGATAAAGATCCTCGAATGTTTACAGATGCTGTAAAATATGACCATATTAGTTATAAGGATTTCCTATCTCAGGGACTAGGAGTTATGGACGCTTCTGCTGTATCTTTATGCATGGATTCCAATATTCCTATTCGTGTCTTTAGCTTTGTTAAGCATTCTTTAGAGCAAGCTATTTTCGATGAGAATATCGGAACATTAATTTGTGGAGACGCTCAGCATGTCCATTCTAACTGA
- the tsf gene encoding translation elongation factor Ts, with translation MSNFSMETLKLLRQQTGVGLTKCKEALAECNGNLEEAVVHLRKLGLASASKKEHRETKEGVIAAKSDARGTAVVEVNVETDFVANNSVFRSFVDSLVEDVLNHKVDNIDALLLLASSQDSSLTVDELRAVTMQTVGENIRISRIKYLPKATEESIGIYSHGNGKAVSVTVLSGITDKEDLAKDISMHIVAAQPLFLNKESVPVDALEREKEVISSQIQGKPQAVIDKIISGKLGTFFQDVCLLEQAFIKNPDITIQGLVDDASKTSGNSVEVKEFILWKIGA, from the coding sequence ATGAGCAACTTTTCAATGGAAACCCTCAAACTCTTAAGACAACAGACCGGTGTAGGGTTAACCAAATGTAAGGAAGCTTTAGCTGAATGCAATGGGAATCTTGAAGAAGCTGTGGTTCACTTACGTAAATTAGGTCTTGCCTCTGCTAGCAAAAAGGAGCACAGAGAAACAAAAGAAGGCGTCATTGCAGCAAAAAGCGATGCTCGGGGTACTGCTGTTGTTGAAGTTAACGTGGAAACAGATTTCGTAGCTAATAACTCTGTATTTCGATCTTTCGTCGATAGTTTAGTTGAAGATGTTTTAAATCATAAAGTAGACAATATCGACGCCTTACTACTTCTTGCTTCATCTCAAGACTCTTCTCTTACCGTTGATGAGTTACGCGCTGTAACTATGCAAACCGTCGGCGAAAATATCCGTATTAGCAGAATTAAGTACTTACCAAAAGCAACGGAAGAAAGTATAGGCATTTACTCGCACGGTAATGGAAAAGCTGTTTCCGTGACTGTTCTTTCTGGAATTACTGATAAAGAAGATCTAGCTAAAGATATTTCCATGCACATCGTAGCGGCACAACCACTATTTTTAAATAAAGAGAGTGTGCCTGTGGATGCTTTAGAAAGAGAAAAAGAAGTAATTTCTTCTCAAATACAGGGAAAACCCCAAGCTGTTATCGATAAGATTATCAGTGGTAAATTGGGAACATTCTTCCAAGATGTTTGTCTACTAGAACAAGCCTTCATTAAAAATCCTGATATAACCATTCAAGGTTTGGTTGATGACGCTAGCAAAACTAGTGGCAATTCCGTCGAAGTGAAGGAATTCATTTTATGGAAAATAGGAGCTTAA
- the rpsB gene encoding 30S ribosomal protein S2, with amino-acid sequence MEEQPVCNLSVKDLMEAGAHFGHQTRRWNPKMKLYIFEEKNGLYIINLAKTLYQLRNALPQVCKVIKENKPILFVGTKKQAKCVIKEAAIEAGEYFVAERWLGGMLTNMTTIRNSIKTLDKIEKDLTQNSSYLTKKEIALLAKRHQKLLKNLEGIRYLRKIPGLVIVVDPSYEKIAVAEAKKLGIPVLALVDTNCDPTPIDYVVPCNDDSLKSIRLIISAIKDNIVNTKKKLGIEIVSPIKALSTEESSEEIDIYATGDDNRQEDLLAKKYDSNEAN; translated from the coding sequence TTGGAAGAACAACCAGTATGCAATCTTTCAGTTAAAGACTTAATGGAAGCGGGCGCTCATTTCGGGCACCAAACGCGAAGATGGAACCCAAAGATGAAACTTTACATCTTTGAGGAGAAAAACGGTCTTTACATCATCAATTTAGCAAAAACACTTTATCAATTACGTAATGCCCTTCCACAAGTATGTAAGGTCATCAAAGAGAACAAGCCTATTCTCTTTGTAGGAACTAAAAAACAAGCCAAATGCGTCATTAAAGAAGCTGCTATAGAAGCTGGCGAATACTTTGTCGCTGAGAGATGGTTGGGTGGCATGTTAACTAACATGACAACTATCAGAAATTCCATCAAAACTTTGGATAAAATCGAAAAAGATCTTACTCAAAATAGTTCTTACTTAACAAAAAAAGAAATTGCTTTACTTGCTAAGCGTCATCAAAAATTATTGAAAAACTTGGAAGGCATCCGTTACCTAAGAAAGATTCCTGGTTTAGTTATAGTTGTTGACCCTAGCTATGAAAAAATCGCTGTTGCAGAAGCTAAAAAGCTTGGCATCCCTGTATTAGCATTAGTTGATACTAACTGTGATCCAACACCGATTGACTATGTTGTTCCATGTAATGATGATTCTTTAAAAAGTATTCGCTTAATCATTAGCGCTATTAAAGATAACATCGTTAATACCAAGAAAAAACTAGGTATTGAAATTGTTTCTCCAATTAAAGCTTTAAGCACAGAAGAGTCTTCCGAAGAGATCGATATCTATGCAACAGGCGATGACAACCGTCAAGAAGATCTATTGGCAAAAAAATACGACAGTAATGAGGCTAACTAA
- a CDS encoding porin — MKKLLKSALLFAATGSALSLQALPVGNPAEPSLLIDGTMWEGASGDPCDPCSTWCDAISIRAGYYGDYVFDRVLKVDVNKTISGMSAAPTSATGTASNTNTAADRANIAYGKHMQDAEWFTNSAFLALNIWDRFDIFCTLGASNGYFKASAAAFNLVGLLGLSGSDLNGQRPNIGITQGVVELYTDTTFSWSVGARGALWECGCATLGAEFQYAQSNPKIEMLNVTSSPAQFVIHKPRGYKGTTSNFPLPLTAGTETATDTKSATIKYHEWQVGMALSYRLNMLVPYIGVNWSRATFDADTIRIAQPKLASTILSLTTWNPTLLGEATSIGSDKYAKSLHIVSLQINKMKSRKACGVAVGATLIDADKWSITGEARLINERAAHLNAQFRF, encoded by the coding sequence ATGAAAAAACTCTTAAAATCGGCATTACTGTTTGCCGCTACGGGTTCCGCTCTCTCCTTACAAGCCTTGCCTGTAGGGAATCCAGCTGAACCAAGTTTATTAATCGATGGCACTATGTGGGAAGGTGCTTCAGGTGATCCTTGTGATCCTTGCTCTACTTGGTGTGATGCTATCAGCATCCGCGCAGGATACTACGGAGATTATGTTTTCGATCGCGTATTAAAAGTTGATGTTAATAAAACTATCAGCGGAATGTCTGCAGCTCCTACATCCGCTACAGGCACAGCCTCTAACACCAATACTGCTGCAGACAGAGCAAACATTGCCTACGGCAAACATATGCAAGATGCTGAGTGGTTTACAAATTCTGCTTTCTTAGCATTAAATATTTGGGATCGTTTCGATATTTTCTGTACATTAGGCGCATCCAATGGGTACTTTAAAGCAAGTGCAGCAGCATTTAATCTTGTTGGTTTACTTGGTCTATCAGGAAGTGATTTAAACGGTCAACGTCCCAATATAGGCATCACTCAAGGCGTAGTAGAGCTTTACACCGACACAACATTCTCTTGGAGCGTTGGCGCACGTGGAGCCTTATGGGAATGTGGTTGTGCGACTTTAGGAGCAGAGTTCCAATACGCCCAGTCCAACCCTAAAATTGAAATGCTGAATGTAACTTCTAGTCCAGCGCAATTCGTGATTCATAAGCCTAGAGGATACAAAGGAACAACTTCTAACTTTCCTTTACCTTTAACAGCTGGAACAGAAACTGCTACAGATACTAAATCTGCAACGATTAAGTACCATGAATGGCAAGTAGGCATGGCCCTATCTTATAGATTGAATATGCTTGTCCCGTACATTGGGGTAAACTGGTCAAGAGCTACATTTGATGCTGATACCATTCGTATTGCTCAACCTAAATTAGCCTCAACCATTCTAAGCTTAACAACTTGGAACCCGACATTACTAGGGGAGGCGACATCCATTGGCTCTGATAAATACGCGAAATCTCTTCACATTGTTTCTCTTCAAATCAACAAAATGAAGTCTAGAAAAGCTTGCGGTGTTGCTGTTGGTGCGACTTTAATCGACGCTGATAAATGGTCAATCACTGGTGAAGCACGCCTAATCAATGAAAGAGCTGCTCATTTGAACGCTCAATTCAGATTCTAA